One window from the genome of Panicum virgatum strain AP13 unplaced genomic scaffold, P.virgatum_v5 scaffold_1187, whole genome shotgun sequence encodes:
- the LOC120693933 gene encoding serine/threonine-protein kinase Aurora-3-like isoform X2, producing the protein MAAPARQEWSMSDFEIGKHIGGGKFGKVYLAREKQVIYKEKLEKYGFHDHLRREIKIQQALDHPNVLRLFTWFHDEDRVVLVLEYAARGELYKVLQTAGRFTERTAATYVASLADALAYCHKKHVIHRDIKLENLLLDIKGQIKIADFGWAVQSNAKRHTFCGTIDYLAPEMIKGTGHDRAVDNWALGILCYEFLYGSPPFQVEDLENTLRRILRMDLTFPSTPYVSSGAKDLISKLLVKDSSKRLSLEDVMKHPWIKKNAGPSGSCIKQREVKKAKFI; encoded by the exons atggcggcgccggcgcggcaggAGTGGAGCATGTCCGACTTCGAGATCGGCAAGCACATCGGTGGGGGCAAGTTCGGCAAGGTCTACCTCGCCCGTGAGAAGCAG GTGATCTACAAGGAGAAGCTGGAGAAGTACGGCTTCCACGATCACCTAAGGCGGGAGATCAAGATTCAGCAAGCCCTCGACCACCCCAACGTGCTCCGCCTCTTCACCTGGTTCCACGACGAAGACCGTGTCGTCCTCGTCCTGGAGTACGCCGCCCGTGGCGAGCTCTATAAGGTGCTCCAAACCGCTGGCCGCTTCACCGAGCGCACGGCCGCTACT TATGTCGCAAGCCTTGCTGATGCACTGGCATATTGTCACAAGAAGCATGTGATCCATAGGGACATCAAACTTGAGAATTTGCTACTGGACATAAAG GGCCAGATTAAAATTGCAGATTTTGGATGGGCAGTTCAGTCAAATGCTAAACGGCACACATTCTGTGGCACAATTGATTATCTGGCACCAGAGATGATAAAGGGGACAGGTCATGACCGTGCTGTTGACAATTGGGCTCTAGGAATCTTGTGCTATGAATTCCTGTATGGTTCACCTCCTTTTCAAGTTGAGGACCTAGAAAACACATTGAGAAG GATACTTAGAATGGATTTGACATTCCCTTCAACTCCTTATGTATCTTCAGGGGCTAAGGATCTCATTTCCAAG CTTCTTGTGAAGGATTCAAGCAAAAGGCTTTCTCTTGAAGATGTTATGAAACATCCATGGATAAAAAAAAATGCAGGACCTTCAGGGAGTTGCATTAAgcaaagagaagtaaaaaaagCTAAG TTCATCTGA
- the LOC120693933 gene encoding serine/threonine-protein kinase Aurora-3-like isoform X1: protein MAAPARQEWSMSDFEIGKHIGGGKFGKVYLAREKQSGYVVALKVIYKEKLEKYGFHDHLRREIKIQQALDHPNVLRLFTWFHDEDRVVLVLEYAARGELYKVLQTAGRFTERTAATYVASLADALAYCHKKHVIHRDIKLENLLLDIKGQIKIADFGWAVQSNAKRHTFCGTIDYLAPEMIKGTGHDRAVDNWALGILCYEFLYGSPPFQVEDLENTLRRILRMDLTFPSTPYVSSGAKDLISKLLVKDSSKRLSLEDVMKHPWIKKNAGPSGSCIKQREVKKAKFI from the exons atggcggcgccggcgcggcaggAGTGGAGCATGTCCGACTTCGAGATCGGCAAGCACATCGGTGGGGGCAAGTTCGGCAAGGTCTACCTCGCCCGTGAGAAGCAG AGCGGGTACGTGGTGGCGCTGAAGGTGATCTACAAGGAGAAGCTGGAGAAGTACGGCTTCCACGATCACCTAAGGCGGGAGATCAAGATTCAGCAAGCCCTCGACCACCCCAACGTGCTCCGCCTCTTCACCTGGTTCCACGACGAAGACCGTGTCGTCCTCGTCCTGGAGTACGCCGCCCGTGGCGAGCTCTATAAGGTGCTCCAAACCGCTGGCCGCTTCACCGAGCGCACGGCCGCTACT TATGTCGCAAGCCTTGCTGATGCACTGGCATATTGTCACAAGAAGCATGTGATCCATAGGGACATCAAACTTGAGAATTTGCTACTGGACATAAAG GGCCAGATTAAAATTGCAGATTTTGGATGGGCAGTTCAGTCAAATGCTAAACGGCACACATTCTGTGGCACAATTGATTATCTGGCACCAGAGATGATAAAGGGGACAGGTCATGACCGTGCTGTTGACAATTGGGCTCTAGGAATCTTGTGCTATGAATTCCTGTATGGTTCACCTCCTTTTCAAGTTGAGGACCTAGAAAACACATTGAGAAG GATACTTAGAATGGATTTGACATTCCCTTCAACTCCTTATGTATCTTCAGGGGCTAAGGATCTCATTTCCAAG CTTCTTGTGAAGGATTCAAGCAAAAGGCTTTCTCTTGAAGATGTTATGAAACATCCATGGATAAAAAAAAATGCAGGACCTTCAGGGAGTTGCATTAAgcaaagagaagtaaaaaaagCTAAG TTCATCTGA